One stretch of Pelmatolapia mariae isolate MD_Pm_ZW linkage group LG3_W, Pm_UMD_F_2, whole genome shotgun sequence DNA includes these proteins:
- the LOC134623862 gene encoding Fc receptor-like A, with amino-acid sequence MVNLTVTGGSVILQSPVLPVMEGDDVTLLCKTKTTPSNLPAAFYKDGSLIRKRPTGHMTIQHVSRSDEGLYKCDISGHGESPSSWITVTDKHTTTPPPTSTPPPTSTSITLPPSLSPPVLSVSSSVGSVCVVVLLVLLVLLNVYKPSLVSGPDIVSWDLCSQPSTVQIRVQRLSEQ; translated from the exons atggttaacctgacagtcactg gtggatcagtgatcctgcagagtcctgtcctccctgtgatggagggagatgacgtcactctgctctgtaaaacaaagaccactccctccaacctcccagctgctttctataaagatggctccctcatcaggaagcggcctacaggtcacatgaccatccagcatgtttccaggtctgatgaaggcctctacaagtgtgacatcagcggtcatggagagtctccatccagctggatcactgtcacag acaaacacaccaccacacctccacctacatccacacctccacctacatccacctccatcactcttcctccatcactctctcctcctgttctctctgtgtCGTCATCTGTTggatcagtctgtgttgtggtcctactggtgttactggttctgctg AATGTTTATAAACCCTCACTGGTATCAGGTCCTGACATTGTTTCTTGGGACCTTTGCTCACAACCCAGCACTGTGCAGATCAGAGTTCAGAGGTTGTCGGAACAGTGA